Proteins encoded in a region of the Canis lupus familiaris isolate Mischka breed German Shepherd chromosome 1, alternate assembly UU_Cfam_GSD_1.0, whole genome shotgun sequence genome:
- the OSCAR gene encoding osteoclast-associated immunoglobulin-like receptor isoform X1, with product MALALILELLILWPLCHSDITPTVTRIVSPALYPKPWLEAQPAAIVTPGVNVTLRCQAPQLAWRFALFKSGEITPVLYRDVSMELAEFFLEEVTPAQGGSYHCCYRSLGWDLGIWSHPSDTLELLVTDQLPRPSLVALPGPVVAPDANVSLRCAGRLRGMSFALYRVGVAAPLQYRDSAEPWADFPLPGARAPGTYSCYYHTPSSPYVLSLRSEPLVISADGSGSLDYTQSNLVRLGLAGLVLISLGTLVVFDWHSQSRTQAASGPEPQRTGYRCLQV from the exons TCTCCCCAGCCTTATACCCCAAGCCATGGCTGGAGGCTCAGCCTGCTGCAATTGTAACCCCTGGGGTCAACGTGACCTTGAGGTGCCAGGCACCTCAACTTGCCTGGAGGTTTGCACTCTTCAAGTCTGGAGAAATCACTCCTGTGCTGTACCGGGATGTGTCCATGGAGCTGGCAGAgttcttcctggaggaggtgaccccAGCCCAGGGGGGCAGTTACCACTGCTGCTACCGGAGTCTTGGCTGGGACCTGGGTATCTGGTCCCACCCCAGTGATACACTGGAACTGCTGGTGACAG ACCAGCTGCCGCGCCCGTCGCTCGTGGCGCTGCCCGGGCCGGTGGTGGCGCCCGATGCCAACGTGAGCCTGCGCTGCGCCGGCCGCCTGCGGGGCATGAGCTTCGCGCTGTACCGCGTGGGGGTGGCGGCGCCGCTGCAGTACCGCGACTCGGCGGAGCCCTGGGCCGACTTCCCGCTGCCCGGAGCCCGCGCGCCGGGCACCTACAGCTGCTACTACCACACGCCGTCCTCCCCGTACGTGCTGTCGCTGCGCAGCGAGCCGCTGGTCATCAGCGCTGACG GCTCAGGCTCCTTGGACTACACTCAGAGCAACCTCGTCCGCCTGGGGTTGGCTGGCCTGGTCCTCATCTCCCTGGGCACACTGGTTGTTTTTGACTGGCACAGCCAGAGTCGCACCCAGGCAGcgtcaggccctgagccccagAGGACTGGATACAGATGCCTCCAAGTGTGA